A part of Ziziphus jujuba cultivar Dongzao chromosome 8, ASM3175591v1 genomic DNA contains:
- the LOC107414974 gene encoding protein MOR1 isoform X3 — protein sequence MMEIDEYELIDPVDILTPLEKTGFWDGVKATKWSERKEAVAELTKLASTKKIAPGDFTEICRTLKKLITDVNIAVAVEAVQAIGNLARGLRTHFSGGSRFLLPVLLEKLKEKKPALAEALTQTLQAMHKAGCLSLVDIVEDVRTAVKNKVPLVRSLTLNWITFCIETSNKAIVLKVHKDYVPILMECLNDGTPEVRDAAFSALAAIAKLVGMRPLERSLEKLDDVRRKKLSDMIMGSEGGTSTGTTTSSAAVQTSGVAVPSSETSEVSFVRRSAASMLSGKRPVQAAPANKKAGSVKTGATKKGEAPVQQKTSKSVEQPEDVEPAEMSLEEIESRLGSLIQADTISQLKSTAWKERLEAISSFKQQVEGLQGLDQSVELLIRLLCAVPGWSEKNVQVQQQVIEVVTYIASTATKFPKKCVVLCLLGISERVADIKTRIHAMKCLTTLSEAVGPGFIFDRLYKIMKEHKNPKVLSEGLSWMVSAVEDFGISHLKLKDLIDFCKETGLQSSAAATRNATIKLLGALHKFVGPDIKGFLADVKPALLSALDAEYEKNPFEGVSAVPKKTVRATETTSSVSAGGLDGLPREDVSGKITPALLKGLESPDWKVRLESIEAVNKILEEANKRIQPNGTVELFGALKGRLYDSNKNLVMATLTTIGNVASAMGAAVEKSSKGILSDVLKCLGDNKKHMRECTLATLDSWLSAVHLDKMVPYIAAALTDTKLGAEGRKDLFEWLSRQLSGLSDFSDAVHLLKPASSAMTDKSSDVRKAAEMCIIEILRVSAQETVEKMVKDIHGPALTLVVERLKPYGAFQESLESTKATAMGPTSRSVPKGGKSAASNGVLKHGNKAVSSRITATRASRPELIMSVQDIAIQSQALINVKDSNKDDRERMVVRRFKFEEPRIEQIQDLENDMMRYFREDLHRRLLSTDFKKQVDGLEMLQKALPSTGKEIVEVLDILLKWFVLQFCKSNTTCLLKVLEFLPELFDTLRDEGHSLSESEAAIFFPCLIEKLGHNIEKVREKMRELTKQIVQTYSAAKSFPYILEGLRSKNNRTRIECADLVGYLIDHHGAEISGQLKSLQIVASLTAERDGETRKAALNALATGYKILGEDIWRYVGKLTDAQKSMLDDRFKWKVREMEKRKEGKPGEARAALRRSVREIGSEIAEQSGEVIRSVSGPILARKNYGHPELHMDRQLMPRVLAGGSGPTDWNEALDIISFGSPEQSVEGMKVVCHELAQATSDPEGSAMDELVKDADRLVSCLANKVAKTFDFSLTGASSRSCKYVLNTLMQTFQNKRLAYAVKESTLDSLITELLLWLLDERVPHMDDGSQLLKALNVLMLKILDNADRTSSFVVLINLLRPLDPSRWPSPATNETFAVRNQKFSDLVVKCLIKLTKVLQSTIYEVDLDRILQSIHLYLQDLGMEEIRRRAGADDKPLRMVKTVLHELVKLRGAAIKGHLSMVPIDMKPQPIILAYIDLNLETLAAARMLTSTGPGGQTHWGDSAANNTSSATHSADAQLKQELAAIFKKIGDKQTCTIGLYELYRITQLYPKVDIFSQLQNASEAFRTYIRDGLAQMEKNAAAGRTPSSLPLSTPPPSSLSISSPEFAPLSPVHTNSLNDAKSLNMKSEPTNFNLPPSFTEDNRASNVVTSRGLTTENSMVDQRNERYISGVTGGTLDAIRERMKNMQLAAAAGNLDTESRSLMYMNDNINQGLSVQIHRATENANVENPIQSGVLPMDEKALSGLQARMERLKSGTIEPM from the exons ATGATG GAAATAGACGAGTATGAGCTTATTGATCCTGTTGATATATTGACTCCTTTGGAGAAGACTGGATTCTGGGATGGAGTG AAAGCCACAAAGTGGTCAGAACGTAAAGAGGCTGTTGCAGAGCTAACTAAACTTGCTTCAACAAAAAAGATAGCACCTGGTGACTTCACTGAAATATGTCGGACATTAAAGAAG CTTATAACAGATGTGAACATTGCAGTGGCAGTTGAAGCTGTCCAAGCTATTGGCAATCTTGCCCGGGGTCTAAGAACTCATTTCTCCGGGGGCTCACGCTTCTTATTGCCAGTTTTACTT gaaaaattgaaagagaaaaaacctgCTTTGGCCGAGGCACTAACTCAAACACTTCAAGCAATGCATAAGGCTGGTTGTTTAAGTCTTGTTGATATTGTTGAAG ATGTTAGAACGGCAGTGAAAAATAAAGTTCCTCTTGTGCGTTCTTTAACTTTGAACTGGATAACATTTTGTATTGAAACAAGTAACAAGGCCATTGTTTTGAAAGTGCACAAGGATTATGTTCCTATCCTTATGGAG TGCCTCAATGATGGGACCCCTGAAGTGAGAGATGCAGCCTTTTCAGCTCTGGCAGCGATAGCTAAg TTGGTTGGTATGAGACCTTTAGAGAGGTCATTAGAGAAACTTGATGATGTGAGAAGAAAAAAGCTATCTGACATGATTATGGGTTCTGAAGGTGGTACATCTACCGGTACAACTACAAGCTCAG CTGCAGTCCAAACTTCTGGTGTGGCTGTGCCCTCTTCGGAG ACTTCAGAAGTTTCATTTGTTAGAAGGTCAGCAGCAAGCATGCTTAGTGGAAAAAGACCGGTTCAAGCCGCT CCTGCCAACAAAAAAGCAGGTTCTGTTAAAACAGGTGCAACCAAGAAAGGAGAAGCACCTGTACAACAGAAAACTTCTAAATCTGTTGAACAACCAGAAGATGTTGAG CCAGCAGAAATGAGTCTTGAAGAGATTGAAAGCAGATTAGGTTCTCTTATACAGGCGGATACCATTTCCCAATTGAAGAGCACTGCATGGAAAGAACGGCTTGAAG CTATATCTTCATTTAAACAACAAGTGGAAGGTCTGCAGGGCCTTGACCAGTCAGTTGAGTTATTGATTCGATTACTATGTGCTGTCCCTGGTTGGAGTGAGAAAAATGTTCAG GTTCAACAACAGGTTATTGAAGTTGTTACGTACATAGCCTCTACTGCAACAAAATTCCCTAAGAAGTGTGTTGTGCTTTGCCTTCTGG GTATAAGTGAGCGGGTTGCAGATATTAAGACCCGTATTCATGCCATGAAGTGCCTCACTACTTTGTCTGAAGCTGTAGGCCCGGGCTTTATTTTTGATAGA CTATACAAAATCATGAAAGAGCACAAGAATCCTAAGGTTCTAAGTGAGGGTCTATCATGGATGGTTTCAGCAGTAGAAGACTTTGGCATCTCTCATTTGAAACTTAAG GATTTGATTGACTTTTGTAAAGAGACTGGACTGCAATCTAGTGCAGCTGCGACTCGAAATGCAACTATCAAGCTTTTGGGTGCTTTACATAAATTTGTTGGTCCAg acATTAAAGGGTTTCTTGCTGATGTCAAACCTGCACTGCTTAGTGCACTGGATGCTGAGTATGAAAAAAATCCATTTGAG GGGGTTTCAGCTGTTCCAAAGAAAACAGTTCGGGCTACAGAAACTACATCATCAGTCTCTGCTGGTGGGCTGGATGGCCTGCCACGTGAAGATGTTAGTGGAAAGATAACACCTGCTCTGCTGAAAGGCTTGGAAAGTCCAGATTGGAAG GTTCGATTGGAGTCAATTGAAGCTGTGAataaaatcttggaagaggctAATAAGCGCATCCAACCAAATGGAACTG TTGAGTTATTTGGAGCCTTAAAGGGGCGTCTCTATGACAGCAACAAAAATTTAGTCATGGCGACTTTGACAACTATTGGTAATGTTGCATCTGCAATGGGAGCAGCTGTTGAGAAGTCTAGCAAG GGAATTCTATCAGATGTTTTGAAATGTCTGGGCGACAATAAGAAGCATATGAGAGAATGCACTTTGGCTACTTTAGATTCGTGGCTTTCTGCTGTACATCTTgataaaatg GTTCCTTATATTGCGGCAGCTTTGACAGACACCAAGCTTGGCGCAGAAGGGCGTAAGGATCTTTTTGAGTGGTTGTCGAGGCAACTTTCTGGATTAAGTGATTTTTCTGATGCTGTACATCTGCTGAAACCAGCTTCCTCTGCTATGACG GATAAATCCTCTGACGTTCGTAAAGCAGCGGAGATGTGCATTATAGAAATCTTGAGAGTTAGTGCGCAAGAAACT gTTGAGAAGATGGTAAAAGATATTCACGGGCCAGCTTTAACTCTTGTTGTTGAACGGTTGAAGCCTTATGGGGCTTTTCAAG AATCCTTGGAATCCACCAAAGCTACTGCAATGGGCCCTACATCCAGAAGCGTTCCAAAGGGGGGGAAGTCAGCTGCTTCCAATGGTGTCTTGAAGCATGGAAACAAAGCTGTATCTTCG agaATCACTGCAACAAGGGCATCAAGGCCAGAATTGATAATGTCTGTTCAAGATATAGCTATCCAATCCCAGGCTTTGATTAATGTTAAAGACTCAAATAAG GACGACAGAGAAAGAATGGTAGTTCGGAGATTTAAGTTTGAAGAGCCACGGATAGAACAAATCCAAGATCTTGAG AATGATATGATGAGATACTTCAGAGAGGATTTGCATAGACGACTTTTAAGCACAGATTTTAAAAAGCAAGTTGATGGGCTTGAGATGCTGCAGAAG GCACTGCCTTCAACTGGAAAGGAAATTGTTGAAGTTTTGGATATACTACTGAAGTGGTTTGTTTTACAATTCTGTAAATCAAACACAACATGCTTGTTGAAG GTGCTGGAATTTCTTCCTGAACTTTTTGACACCTTGAGGGATGAGGGACACTCTTTGTCTGAATCAGAAGCAGCCATATTTTTTCCATGCTTGATAGAGAAG CTGGGCCATAACATCGAGAAAGTAAGAGAAAAGATGCGGGAGTTGACCAAACAAATTGTTCAGACATATTCAGCTGCAAAGAGTTTTCCGTATATTTTGGAGGGTTTGCGTTCTAAAAACAACCGTACTCGAATTGAGTGTGCTGATCTTGTTGGATACTTAATTGATCATCATGGTGCTGAG ATTAGTGGACAATTAAAATCCTTGCAAATTGTTGCAAGCTTGACTGCAGAGAGAGATGGTGAGACTAGAAAAGCTGCTTTAAATGCACTAGCCACTGGTTATAAGATTCTTG GCGAGGACATATGGAGATATGTTGGAAAACTAACTGATGCACAAAAAAGCATGTTAGATGATAGGTTTAAGTGGAAG GTGAGAGAGATGGAGAAAAGGAAAGAAGGGAAGCCTGGTGAAGCTAGAGCGGCATTGAGGCGTTCTGTTAGGGAAATTGG GTCTGAAATTGCAGAGCAGAGTGGAGAGGTCATTCGATCTGTCTCTGGCCCCATCCTTGCCAG GAAGAATTATGGACATCCTGAGCTCCATATGGATAGACAACTGATGCCTCGTGTCCTTGCTGGTGGCAGTGGTCCTACCGATTGGAATGAAGCTCTTGATATTATTTCCTTTGGTTCTCCTGAGCAG tcTGTCGAGGGAATGAAGGTTGTATGTCATGAGTTGGCACAGGCCACCAGTGATCCGGAAGGCAGTGCAATGGATGAACTTGTGAAGGATGCAGATAGACTTGTCTCATGCTTGGCAAATAAG GTAGCCAAGACTTTTGATTTCAGTTTGACTGGAGCATCATCTAGGTCGTGTAAATATGTCTTAAACACCCTCATGCAG ACCTTTCAAAACAAGAGACTTGCTTATGCTGTCAAGGAGAGTACTCTTGACAGTCTAATTACTGAGCTCCTGCTATGGCTTTTGGATGAAAGGGTTCCCCATATGGATGATGGCAGCCAGCTTCTGAAAGCTTTGAATGTCTTAATGCTAAAGATTCTA GATAATGCAGATCGAACATCCTCCTTTGTTGTACTCATTAATCTCTTACGTCCATTAGATCCCTCAAGATGGCCGTCACCTGCAACAAATGAGACCTTTGCTGTCAGAAATCAGAAGTTCTCTGATCTGGTTGTTAAATGTTTAATCAAGCTTACAAag GTTCTTCAAAGTACTATATACGAGGTTGATCTTGATCGCATCCTTCAAAGCATACATTTGTACCTGCAAGACTTGGGGATGGAAGAAATTAGAAGACG AGCTGGTGCTGATGACAAACCATTGCGCATGGTAAAAACTGTTCTACATGAACTTGTGAAACTACGTGGAGCCGCGATTAAAGGTCACCTTTCTATGGTTCCTATAGACATGAAACCTCAGCCGATTATCCTTGCCTACATTGATCTAAATCTTGAG ACTTTAGCTGCGGCAAGAATGTTAACATCTACTGGGCCAGGCGGCCAAACTCATTGGGGTGACTCTGCGGCCAACAATACATCATCTGCCACACATTCTGCTGACGCACAATTGAAG CAAGAACTTGCTGCCATATTCAAGAAAATTGGTGACAAGCAGACATGCACAATTGGTCTATATGAACTGTATCGTATAACTCAACTATACCCAAAA GTTGATATATTTTCTCAGCTCCAAAATGCTAGTGAGGCTTTTCGCACATATATCAGAGATGGTTTAGCTCAG ATGGAGAAGAATGCAGCTGCTGGAAGGACACCTTCAAGTTTGCCATTGTCAACCCCTCCTCCATCTTCCTTAAGTATTTCTTCCCCAGAATTTGCACCCCTGTCCCCTGTACATACTAATTCTTTAAACGATGCAAAATCATTGAATATGAAATCCGAACCCACTAACTTTAATCTACCGCCATCATTTACTGAAGACAATAGAGCAAGTAATGTTGTAACTTCTAGAGGCCTGACTACAGAGAACTCAATGGTTGACCAAAGAAATGAGAGATATATTAGTGGAG TAACTGGTGGGACTTTAGACGCAATTAGAGAGAGGATGAAGAACATGCAATTAGCAGCAGCTGCTGGGAACTTGGATACGGAAAGTAGGTCATTAATGTACATGAATGACAATATAAACCAAGGACTCTCCGTCCAGATTCATCGTGCAACAGAAAATGCGAATGTTGAAAATCCCATTCAAAGTGGGGTCCTCCCTATGGATGAGAAGGCATTATCTGGCCTTCAGGCCCGGATGGAGAGACTCAAAAGTGGGACCATTGAGCCAATGTAG